From Phragmites australis chromosome 5, lpPhrAust1.1, whole genome shotgun sequence, a single genomic window includes:
- the LOC133918357 gene encoding eukaryotic initiation factor 4A, which produces MAGLAPEGSQFDAKQYDNKMQELLHEDFFTSYDEVCESFDAMGLTENLLRGIYAYGFEKPSAIQQRGIVPFCKGLDVIQQAQSGTGKTATFCSGILQQLDYGLVECQALVLAPTRELAQQIEKVMRALGDYLGVKVHACVGGTSVREDQRILASGVHVVVGTPGRVFDMLRRQSLRPDNIKMFVLDEADEMLSRGFKDQIYDIFQLLPSKIQVGVFSATMPPEALEITRKFMNKPVRILVKRDELTLEGIKQFYVNVEKEDWKLDTLCDLYETLAITQSVIFVNTRRKVDWLTDKMRSRDHTVSATHGDMDQNTRDIIMREFRSGSSRVLITTDLLARGIDVQQVSLVINYDLPTQPENYLHRIGRSGRFGRKGVAINFVTRDDERMLFDIQRFYNVTIEELPANVADLL; this is translated from the exons ATGGCAGGATTGGCACCAGAGGGTTCCCAGTTTGATGCTAAGCAGTATGACAACAAGATGCAGGAACTGCT GCATGAAGATTTCTTTACTTCGTATGATGAAGTTTGTGAAAGTTTTGATGCCATGGGGCTCACAGAGAACCTTCTGAGAGGCATCTATGCCTATG GTTTTGAGAAGCCATCCGCTATTCAGCAAAGGGGAATTGTTCCCTTCTGCAAGGGGCTTGATGTGATTCAGCAAGCTCAGTCTGGAACAGGAAAAACAGCTACATTCTGTTCTGGAATTCTGCAGCAGCTTGACTATGGTTTGGTTGAGTGCCAGGCATTGGTCCTTGCTCCAACCCGGGAGCTTGCTCAGCAAATTGAGAAAGTCATGCGTGCTCTTGGGGACTATTTGGGTGTCAAAGTGCACGCCTGTGTTGGTGGAACGTCAGTTCGTGAGGACCAAAGGATTCTTGCTAGTGGTGTGCATGTTGTTGTGGGCACACCAGGGCGTGTGTTTGATATGTTGCGCAGGCAGTCTCTCCGCCCAGATAACATTAAGATGTTTGTGTTGGATGAAGCTGATGAGATGCTATCTCGTGGTTTCAAGGATCAG ATCTATGATATCTTCCAGCTTCTTCCATCAAAGATTCAGGTCGGTGTGTTCTCTGCTaccatgcctcctgaggccctTGAGATTACCCGCAAGTTCATGAACAAGCCTGTCAGGATTCTTGTCAAGAGAGATGAGCTCACCCTTGAGGGTATCAAGCAATTCTATGTCAATGTGGAGAAGGAAGATTGGAAGCTTGACACCCTCTGTGACCTGTATGAGACCTTGGCCATCACCCAGAGTGTCATCTTCGTGAACACCCGCCGCAAGGTGGACTGGCTCACTGACAAGATGAGGAGCAGGGACCACACCGTCTCTGCCACACACGGTGACATGGACCAGAACACCAGGGACATCATCATGAGGGAGTTCAGGTCTGGGTCCTCCCGCGTGCTCATCACCACCGACCTGCTTGCCCGTGGTATCGATGTCCAGCAGGTCTCCCTGGTCATCAACTACGACCTGCCGACCCAGCCTGAGAACTACCTTCACCGCATCGGCCGTAGTGGTCGGTTTGGGAGGAAGGGTGTTGCCATCAACTTTGTCACCCGCGACGACGAGAGGATGCTGTTTGACATCCAGAGGTTCTACAACGTGACCATCGAGGAGCTGCCAGCGAACGTCGCTGACCTTCTCTAG